A region from the Vibrio navarrensis genome encodes:
- the ubiT gene encoding ubiquinone anaerobic biosynthesis accessory factor UbiT translates to MINKIRCQLVQNAASILRSPVQLLPQAVQKKALLEGLKLVFKEALDDGDFEFLQDKWLKVEIKDLQLYWYISYQNEQLVVAKNEVEASVSFAGNLNDLVLIAGRKEDPDTLFFQRRLSIEGDTELGLEVKNLMDSVDLEQLPKALQQLLNQLAEFVYKGVQSAQTHNGVVNAYSN, encoded by the coding sequence GTGATAAACAAGATTCGCTGTCAACTAGTTCAAAACGCCGCATCAATTTTGCGATCTCCAGTCCAGTTATTGCCGCAAGCTGTACAGAAAAAAGCCTTGCTTGAAGGGCTGAAACTGGTTTTTAAAGAAGCGCTCGATGATGGTGATTTTGAGTTTCTACAAGATAAGTGGCTAAAAGTAGAGATAAAAGACCTGCAACTGTATTGGTATATCAGCTATCAGAATGAACAACTGGTGGTGGCCAAGAATGAGGTGGAAGCGTCGGTGAGCTTCGCCGGTAATCTCAATGATCTGGTGCTGATCGCTGGACGTAAAGAAGACCCAGACACCCTCTTTTTCCAACGTCGTTTGTCAATTGAAGGCGATACGGAATTAGGTCTAGAAGTGAAAAATCTGATGGATAGCGTTGATTTAGAACAGTTACCGAAAGCGCTACAACAGTTGTTAAATCAACTGGCCGAGTTCGTTTATAAGGGAGTACAATCAGCCCAAACACACAATGGGGTTGTAAATGCTTATTCGAACTGA
- a CDS encoding sensor domain-containing protein, which translates to MPSKQLHHWFKTLTANSPFFFAILDRQHGYCMVNERYCDIAGLSEQELIGMNDAKILGENFYQKLRPYYQRAFDGEFIEAEVTLDETDLETSLHFSLSPLRDENGIQHIVFHSIDTSEKQILIKSLEESESKFSQLTQLLPDGLLLVEDDSVLFANPAAARLLGFNSPHDLLGEELSRLFIDEKTKMVFRHKLSTLLSSKAFVCMTSARCGFERRVQLHADNTTVLGNQSQLILIQDADETPKQLSNQGDDDIHIDSLTKLYNRFGFTKRLEQLIKNQTPLLLLYLDIDNFKNINDSLGHHIGDRVILEVSARLKRLLPQHAVIGHLGGDEFGVILPEPENNRMAELLSDRIIALINQPFDLHHFSKRLACSIGSVRYPEDGQDARVLLQNADTAMYEAKDRGRNRLIKFNDQMNKEARMRLWLEIELQKALQQNGLEVWYQPKVNARDFSINGAEALVRWKHPVEGYISPAAFIPVAEKAGLIEHLGRVVMREVFNTVKRWKLQGILPGRVAINLSPEQFGNPQLIDFMEKLLRTTELDPGCITFELTESAVMSDSEHTLQMLNSIKKLGFSLSIDDFGTGYSSLAYLARFPIDELKIDRAFINDIDVLPKQVTVIENIINLGKSLDLTVVAEGVETHQQAALLSNLRCHSIQGFHFYRPQPKHEIEELFAQNRRHKN; encoded by the coding sequence ATGCCATCCAAGCAATTACATCATTGGTTTAAGACACTTACAGCCAACAGCCCATTCTTCTTTGCTATCCTCGATCGTCAGCATGGCTACTGCATGGTCAATGAACGCTATTGCGATATCGCGGGACTCTCTGAGCAAGAGTTGATCGGCATGAATGATGCGAAAATTCTCGGCGAAAATTTCTACCAAAAACTACGCCCCTACTATCAACGTGCGTTTGACGGTGAATTTATAGAGGCGGAAGTGACGCTGGATGAAACCGATCTGGAAACCAGCTTGCATTTCAGCCTATCGCCACTGCGCGACGAAAATGGCATACAACACATCGTTTTTCATTCCATCGACACCTCAGAAAAACAGATTTTAATCAAGTCGCTCGAAGAATCAGAAAGTAAGTTCTCACAGTTGACGCAACTGCTACCAGACGGTTTGCTGCTGGTTGAGGATGATTCGGTTTTATTTGCCAATCCAGCTGCTGCTCGGCTGCTGGGTTTTAACTCCCCTCATGACTTGCTCGGGGAAGAGCTGAGCCGCTTGTTCATCGATGAAAAGACCAAAATGGTCTTTCGCCACAAGCTTTCAACGCTGCTTTCCAGCAAAGCGTTTGTCTGTATGACCAGTGCACGTTGCGGTTTCGAGCGCCGCGTTCAGTTGCATGCCGACAACACCACGGTATTGGGCAACCAGTCACAACTCATTTTGATTCAAGATGCGGATGAAACGCCCAAACAGCTTTCTAATCAAGGCGATGACGATATTCATATCGACTCTCTGACTAAGCTGTATAACCGCTTTGGCTTTACCAAACGACTGGAACAGCTAATAAAAAACCAAACGCCGCTGCTGCTTTTGTATTTGGACATCGACAACTTCAAAAACATCAACGACTCGCTAGGCCACCATATTGGCGATCGTGTGATTTTGGAGGTCTCTGCGCGCTTAAAACGCCTTTTACCACAGCATGCCGTGATTGGCCATTTAGGTGGAGATGAGTTTGGTGTCATTTTGCCCGAACCGGAAAACAACCGCATGGCAGAGCTGTTGTCAGATAGAATCATCGCTTTGATCAATCAACCTTTTGATCTGCACCATTTCAGCAAACGCCTTGCCTGCTCGATTGGCAGCGTACGCTACCCAGAAGATGGGCAAGACGCTCGTGTCCTGCTGCAAAATGCCGATACTGCGATGTACGAAGCCAAAGATCGCGGCCGCAATCGTCTGATCAAATTTAATGATCAGATGAACAAAGAAGCGCGCATGCGCTTATGGCTGGAGATCGAACTGCAAAAAGCGCTGCAACAAAATGGCTTGGAAGTGTGGTATCAACCCAAAGTGAATGCGCGTGACTTCAGCATTAATGGCGCTGAAGCCTTAGTGCGCTGGAAACACCCGGTCGAAGGTTACATCAGCCCAGCCGCGTTCATTCCGGTCGCCGAAAAAGCGGGCCTTATTGAGCACTTAGGCCGCGTGGTAATGCGTGAAGTGTTTAACACGGTTAAACGCTGGAAGCTGCAAGGTATTTTGCCCGGTCGGGTGGCAATCAACCTCTCTCCCGAGCAGTTCGGTAATCCACAATTGATTGATTTTATGGAAAAGCTGCTCAGAACCACAGAGCTCGATCCTGGCTGCATCACCTTTGAACTGACCGAGAGCGCGGTAATGAGCGACAGCGAGCATACGCTGCAAATGCTCAACTCCATCAAAAAATTAGGCTTTTCATTATCGATAGATGATTTTGGTACCGGCTATTCATCCCTAGCCTACCTCGCTCGCTTTCCGATTGATGAACTGAAAATTGACCGTGCGTTTATCAACGACATTGACGTGTTACCCAAACAAGTCACGGTGATCGAAAACATCATCAATCTCGGCAAATCGCTGGATCTCACTGTGGTGGCAGAAGGGGTGGAAACCCATCAACAAGCCGCTTTGCTTTCTAATTTACGTTGTCACTCTATCCAAGGCTTTCACTTCTATCGCCCTCAGCCTAAGCATGAAATCGAAGAGTTATTCGCACAAAACCGTCGCCACAAAAACTAA
- the ubiU gene encoding ubiquinone anaerobic biosynthesis protein UbiU: MELLCPAGNLPALKTAIDCGADAVYIGFKDDTNARHFAGLNFTGKKLDKAVEYVHDRQKKIHVALNTFAHPDGFHRWTDAVDRAAEIGVDALIIADIAILQYAAEKYPELELHLSVQASATNVAAIEFYKQNFNVKRVVLPRVLSIHQVKQLSRNTPKDVELEVFAFGSLCIMSEGRCYLSSYLTGESPNTVGACSPAKYVRWQETDTGLESRLNNILIDRYTHGENAGYPTLCKGRFEADIEGERKRYHALEEPTSLNTLSLLPELFAANVASVKIEGRQRSPAYVEQVTRTWRAAIDHYQANPQAYQVQEAWNAALANVSEGRQTTLGAYHRQWQ; this comes from the coding sequence ATGGAACTCCTTTGCCCGGCAGGTAACCTCCCTGCGCTAAAAACCGCCATCGATTGCGGTGCCGATGCGGTGTACATCGGTTTTAAAGATGATACCAACGCCCGCCATTTTGCTGGCCTTAACTTTACTGGCAAAAAACTGGATAAAGCGGTTGAGTACGTCCACGACCGACAAAAAAAAATCCACGTAGCATTAAACACCTTTGCCCATCCGGATGGTTTTCATCGCTGGACTGACGCCGTGGACAGGGCCGCTGAGATCGGCGTGGATGCTCTGATTATTGCAGACATCGCCATTTTGCAATACGCCGCCGAGAAGTACCCTGAATTAGAGCTGCATCTTTCAGTACAAGCTTCCGCCACCAACGTCGCGGCTATCGAGTTCTACAAGCAGAATTTCAACGTCAAACGTGTCGTGCTACCACGTGTTCTTTCCATCCATCAAGTGAAACAGCTCTCCAGAAACACCCCCAAGGACGTTGAACTGGAAGTGTTTGCTTTCGGTAGCTTGTGCATCATGTCGGAAGGTCGCTGCTATCTCTCTTCCTACTTAACTGGCGAGTCACCGAACACCGTCGGAGCCTGTTCGCCCGCTAAATATGTTCGCTGGCAAGAAACCGACACGGGGCTAGAATCAAGATTGAACAACATTTTGATCGACCGATACACACACGGAGAAAACGCAGGTTACCCGACGCTGTGTAAAGGTCGCTTTGAGGCGGATATTGAGGGCGAACGCAAACGCTATCACGCACTGGAAGAACCCACCAGCCTCAATACCCTTTCACTCTTGCCGGAACTATTTGCCGCCAATGTGGCCTCGGTGAAGATCGAAGGGCGACAACGTAGCCCCGCTTACGTCGAACAAGTCACTCGTACCTGGCGCGCAGCCATCGATCACTACCAAGCCAACCCACAAGCTTATCAGGTGCAAGAGGCGTGGAACGCCGCACTGGCCAATGTTTCAGAAGGCCGACAAACCACGCTCGGCGCCTACCATCGCCAGTGGCAGTAA
- a CDS encoding U32 family peptidase produces the protein MKYSLGPLLYFWPKQNVEAFYQQAKQSSADIIYLGESVCSKRREMKPAHWFELAKELSSAGKQVVLSTMALLEAPSEVNVMKKYIDNGDFAIEANDVAAIQMAHEKKVPFIVGPAINCYNAHTLNVLLKQGMIRWCMPVELSKQWLQNVLTQCESLGIRQQFEVEVFSHGYLPLAYSARCFTARAENRAKDDCETCCIKYPTGIQVCSQEGQSVFNLNGIQTQSGYCYNLINDLAGMHGLVDVVRLSPLGLDTFSQLDKFIANENGQQPSTIGDHQCNGYWHQIAGLEIKNIS, from the coding sequence ATGAAATACTCACTTGGCCCTTTGCTGTACTTTTGGCCAAAACAGAATGTCGAAGCCTTCTACCAACAGGCAAAGCAGAGCTCAGCCGACATCATCTATCTAGGTGAATCGGTCTGTTCAAAGCGACGTGAAATGAAACCCGCTCACTGGTTTGAGTTGGCTAAAGAGCTCTCTTCGGCAGGAAAACAAGTGGTGCTTTCGACCATGGCACTACTTGAAGCTCCTAGCGAAGTCAATGTGATGAAGAAATACATCGACAATGGTGACTTTGCCATCGAAGCCAACGACGTGGCCGCGATTCAAATGGCGCATGAAAAAAAGGTGCCGTTTATCGTCGGCCCAGCGATAAACTGCTACAACGCCCACACGCTCAATGTGTTGCTAAAGCAAGGCATGATTCGCTGGTGTATGCCGGTTGAGCTGTCAAAACAGTGGTTACAAAACGTCTTAACTCAATGTGAGTCACTCGGCATCCGTCAGCAGTTTGAAGTGGAAGTATTCAGCCACGGTTATCTGCCTTTGGCGTATTCGGCGCGTTGTTTTACCGCTCGAGCGGAGAATCGCGCCAAAGACGATTGCGAAACTTGCTGTATCAAATATCCCACAGGTATTCAGGTTTGCAGCCAAGAGGGGCAGAGCGTGTTTAACCTCAATGGCATCCAAACCCAATCCGGTTACTGCTACAACCTGATTAACGATCTGGCGGGGATGCACGGTTTGGTTGATGTGGTGCGCCTAAGCCCGCTTGGTCTGGATACCTTTTCGCAACTTGATAAGTTCATAGCCAATGAAAATGGCCAGCAACCGAGCACAATTGGTGATCATCAATGCAATGGTTACTGGCATCAGATTGCTGGACTGGAAATCAAAAACATCAGTTGA
- a CDS encoding MATE family efflux transporter — protein sequence MQVSIYRQFWRYAIPTIAAMLVNGLYQVVDGIFIGHYVGAEGLAGINVAWPLIGSVLGIGLMVGVGTGALASIKLGEKNLDQARKLLSTGLSLLMLISPLVAWLLANYADDFLRWQGAEGAVYQLGLQYLEVLVYSCVFTLGSIAMPILLRNDGSPNLATMLMIFGAVSNIVLDYLLIGVLQWQLTGAAIATALAQMIVTFVGLSYFLSRKAKLRLGRDSFAFQWRALPNIVAVGTSSFFMYAYGSMMVALHNSLLLQYGSPILVGAYAILGYIVVVYYLIAEGIANGMQPLASFNHGAGNRSNIRKLLKVAMSSAVLTGVVFVVLLNLFPENVVAVFNAHDQALTESTVKGIRLHMFAMFLDGFLVVCAAYYQSINRGGKALFVSIGNMLVQLPFLFVMPKLFGITGVWLAFPLSNIALSSVVAVMLWRDMRQMPADTLAAKAN from the coding sequence ATGCAAGTATCGATTTACCGCCAGTTTTGGCGCTACGCGATTCCCACGATTGCCGCTATGTTGGTTAACGGTTTATATCAAGTTGTGGATGGGATTTTTATTGGCCACTACGTTGGGGCAGAAGGGCTGGCGGGGATTAACGTCGCCTGGCCGCTGATTGGTTCAGTGCTCGGCATCGGTTTGATGGTTGGAGTCGGTACTGGTGCTTTGGCGTCAATCAAACTGGGTGAGAAAAATCTTGATCAAGCCAGAAAACTTCTGTCGACAGGCTTGTCTCTGCTGATGTTAATCAGTCCACTCGTTGCCTGGCTACTGGCCAACTACGCGGACGATTTTCTCCGTTGGCAGGGCGCAGAAGGTGCGGTATACCAGCTTGGATTGCAGTACTTAGAGGTGCTGGTGTACTCGTGCGTCTTTACCTTGGGGTCGATTGCGATGCCCATCTTACTGCGCAACGATGGCAGCCCCAATCTGGCGACCATGTTGATGATCTTTGGTGCGGTGAGCAATATTGTTCTCGATTATCTTTTGATCGGGGTGTTGCAGTGGCAATTGACGGGCGCAGCAATCGCAACGGCGTTGGCGCAGATGATCGTCACTTTTGTAGGATTGAGTTATTTCCTATCACGCAAAGCGAAACTGCGCTTGGGTCGAGATAGCTTTGCGTTCCAATGGCGCGCATTGCCGAACATAGTTGCAGTTGGCACTTCCAGCTTTTTTATGTACGCCTATGGCTCGATGATGGTGGCGCTGCACAACAGTTTACTCCTTCAATACGGCAGTCCGATTTTAGTGGGGGCGTATGCCATTTTGGGCTATATCGTGGTGGTTTACTACTTGATTGCTGAGGGGATTGCCAACGGCATGCAGCCTTTGGCCAGTTTCAATCACGGTGCGGGTAATCGCAGTAATATTCGTAAGTTGCTCAAAGTGGCGATGAGTTCGGCCGTACTCACCGGAGTCGTGTTTGTCGTGCTTTTGAATCTTTTTCCTGAAAATGTCGTCGCGGTATTTAATGCTCATGATCAAGCCTTGACCGAAAGTACCGTCAAAGGAATTCGACTGCATATGTTCGCGATGTTTCTCGACGGCTTTTTAGTGGTGTGTGCCGCCTACTATCAGTCGATCAATCGTGGCGGAAAAGCGCTGTTTGTCAGTATTGGTAACATGCTGGTGCAACTGCCTTTTCTTTTCGTCATGCCTAAGTTATTTGGCATTACAGGGGTGTGGTTGGCATTCCCGTTATCGAATATTGCCTTAAGCAGTGTGGTGGCGGTGATGCTATGGCGAGATATGCGGCAAATGCCAGCGGATACGCTAGCGGCGAAAGCCAACTAA
- a CDS encoding MarR family winged helix-turn-helix transcriptional regulator encodes MTLSLQLEKLERFSAKVWRQTAKEDPIGHLSFNEYDYLKAVQSLPDPIRLTDLANALEVSKPSATNMVTKLESKGLLVRVPCSIDARAKRISLTERAKQHLALELAVYALIADEVGKNLSQDERIQLDNLLTKALG; translated from the coding sequence ATGACCCTGAGTTTACAGCTAGAAAAGTTGGAACGCTTTTCGGCCAAAGTATGGCGACAAACTGCCAAAGAAGATCCTATTGGCCATTTGAGTTTCAATGAATACGACTACCTAAAAGCAGTGCAGTCTTTACCTGATCCTATTCGGCTCACCGACTTGGCGAATGCTTTAGAAGTGTCGAAGCCTTCTGCGACCAATATGGTAACCAAATTGGAGAGCAAAGGGCTGCTTGTTCGCGTGCCCTGTTCAATAGATGCAAGAGCCAAACGGATCTCTTTGACCGAGCGGGCAAAGCAACACTTGGCACTTGAGCTTGCGGTCTATGCACTTATCGCCGATGAAGTTGGCAAAAATCTCTCTCAGGATGAGCGTATTCAGTTAGACAATCTGCTAACCAAGGCATTGGGATAA
- the nlpI gene encoding lipoprotein NlpI produces the protein MKWFQTVGLCLALATTGCASTLSSNKSQWMYPPMAVPLQASVQQEVQIARLSQLLQRPDLSDPVRAKMHYERGNYYDSVGLRDLARLDFSQSLQLNPSQPDIFNLLGVYYTQVGEYDAAYEAFDSTLELDPHNSYAERNRAIALYYGGRLDLARDEMAKHYHDDPSDPFRALWLYIIEAEIDPVVAKNDLLERYRQRSEEWGWVLVALMAEQVSEEQAFKAIIDASRENVLLAQRLTEVYFYLAKRYQLKGDFANAISLYKLAISFNVYEYVEHRYAFLELGNIFDQLQAERMAKSK, from the coding sequence GTGAAATGGTTTCAAACCGTCGGCCTTTGCCTAGCCTTAGCGACAACAGGCTGTGCCTCTACCCTTAGCAGTAACAAGAGTCAGTGGATGTACCCTCCAATGGCCGTCCCTCTGCAGGCGAGCGTGCAGCAAGAAGTGCAGATTGCGCGTCTATCTCAGCTTTTACAGCGCCCAGATCTCAGCGATCCCGTTCGGGCCAAAATGCACTATGAACGCGGCAATTACTATGACAGTGTCGGTCTGAGAGATTTAGCGCGTTTGGACTTTAGCCAATCTCTACAACTGAATCCATCTCAGCCAGATATCTTTAATTTGCTGGGTGTCTACTACACCCAAGTAGGCGAATACGACGCGGCTTATGAAGCATTTGATTCAACTTTAGAACTTGACCCACACAATAGTTACGCAGAACGCAATCGTGCCATTGCTCTCTACTATGGTGGTCGTTTGGATTTGGCTCGTGATGAAATGGCGAAACATTATCACGATGACCCAAGCGATCCCTTCCGCGCACTGTGGCTGTATATTATTGAAGCTGAAATCGATCCCGTAGTGGCAAAAAATGATCTGCTTGAGCGCTATCGTCAACGCAGTGAAGAGTGGGGATGGGTTTTAGTGGCGCTGATGGCTGAGCAAGTCTCAGAAGAGCAGGCATTCAAAGCGATCATTGACGCATCGAGAGAAAATGTGTTGCTGGCTCAGCGACTGACGGAAGTCTACTTCTATCTGGCGAAACGCTACCAGTTGAAAGGCGACTTTGCTAATGCTATCTCATTGTATAAGTTGGCTATTTCTTTTAACGTCTATGAATACGTTGAGCACCGTTATGCTTTTCTTGAATTAGGTAATATTTTTGACCAGCTACAGGCTGAGCGTATGGCGAAGAGCAAATAG